In Chryseobacterium scophthalmum, the genomic stretch GTTAAAATAAAGTTAAATATGTTTATTATTTAATATTTTTCGAGTTCAGCCAATCCTGATACGCTTTTGCATTGATGACATGTTGCTCTGCACTTGCCGTAAATTTGTGAAATCCGAATCTTTCAGGATCTGCACACATGAAAATATAATCGTGTTTTTCAGGGCTTAAAACCGCATCCACAGAATTTTTATCTACCACACAGATTGGTCCCGGAGGAATTCCTGCATTAGCATAAGTATTGTAAGGCGATGGAGTAGAAAGATGTTTATAAAAAACTCTTTTAATAGATTCTTTAAAGTTGGTCTGTTTATTTATTGCATAAATTACCGTTGGATCAGATTGTAGTTTCATTCCTTTTTTATATCTATTTAAATATAAACCGGCAATGGTTTTCATTTCGTCAGGTTTTCCGCCTGATTCTTTATAAACAATAGATGCCAAAGCATAAATTTGATCTCTTGTTAAGCCAGATTCTTGTTCTTTAGCTTTTCTTTCAGAAGTCCAAAATTCGTTGTACTGATTTTCAAATTTGTTGAAAAACTCTTTTGGAGTAACCGTCCAGAAAAAATTATACGTATCGATGAAGAAATATTTTTTTAAATCTTCAGCATTTTTATATCCTTTTTCAGAAGCTATTTTATCAAGATCGCTGACAAATTTTAATGAATCTAGCTCTGTTTTTTTGCTCACTTTTCCTACCATCTGATAAATATCTCCGAAATCACCAATTCTGAATGAATTTTCAGTCTGGTTTCCGGCTTTTATCATGTTTACCAATTTTGTATTGCTGGTTCCTTTTGCAAAATGATAACGACCTGGCTTGAAATATTCGTCCATGTTTTTATCTTTTGCAACCTCAACAAATGATTCTTTATTATCAACATACGGACTGATAGAATCTAAGATCTGATTAAATTTCGCACCATGTGGTATCAAAACATATCCGTCTTTGGAAACGTTGTTTCCGTAATATTTACTGTAGAATTTTAAACCAAAAAATCCTGCTACTGCAAGAATAAGGAGTACGATAATGAGAATAGCTTTTTTCATTATGATTAAATAGATTAAAAGTTTTTATGTTTTTTCTAAAGAAGATCTACTTTTCCTTCGAAAACTTGTTTTGCAGGACCTTCAAGCCAAATCTGACGGAATGCTTCTCCATCTTTTTCAGCATAAACTTTAAGGTCACCGCCCAACGTTTTAACTTTTATGGAGGTTAGATTACCTTTTTTTAAAAAAGTTAAAGCAGAAGCTGTAACTCCTGTCCCGCAACTGTAAGTTTCATCCTCAACGCCTCGTTCATAGGTTCTTACAAAAATTTCATCATCAGAAATATTTTCAACAAAATTGACATTGATGCCTTTTTCTTTATAATTTTCAGAATTTCTGATGCTGTTTCCCTCTGCAAAAACGTTGAAATTGGCAATGTCTTCTACATATTTAATATAATGGGGTGAACCTGTATCTAAAACAGAATCTTCTCCGTCGTTGATAATTTCTGTAACATCACTCATTTTTAGTTTTACAATATTTCCGTCGATCTCGGCTTCGTGAAGTCCGTCGATGGCAGTGAAAACTGTTTTGTTATTTTTAAAAATAGAAAGAAAGTGAGCAAAAGCTACCGAACAACGAGCTCCGTTTCCACAGAAGCTTTTGGAACCATCAGAATTGTAGTAATCAACCTCAAAATCTACACCTTCTGCCGTGTTTATCTTGATCAATCCGTCTGCACCAATTCCAAAGCGACGGTCGCAAAGTTTTTGAATGTTTGTAATTGAAAGGTTATCCCATTCTCCTGAACGATTATCTATCATTACAAAGTCGTTTCCTGTTCCCTGATATTTATAAAATTTCATAGTTTTTTTGTCTAAAATCAACCTGCAAAATTAATATAATTAAAACAAAAAACGAACAGCGATTGCTGTCCGTTTCATTATTTAGAATGATTATCTTCTTGATCCGCTTCTTTGAGGATTGTTATCAGAATTATTATTGTTCTGAGGGGTTGTCTGCGTATTGTTTCTGTAATTTCCGCTACTGTTTTGTGAAGGTTGCGGCTGATTTCTTACGCCGCTGTTTCCCTGGCTTTGATTACGGAAACCTGAGTTACCTTGATTTCTCACTCCATTATTGGAATTATTTCTTGGCGGATTATTATTGTTGTTATTATTATAAGTTCTCTGATTGTTGTTGTATCGGTAAGAATTATTTCCGTTACCAACTCCATTATTAGGTCTCTGAGTTCCTGTGACGTTTCCTACAGCTCCTGAATTACGTTGTATGTAGACTTTATTTCTGTTATTTCCGTAATAATAAGGTACTCCGTTGTCATAATAATATCTCATATCGTTTCTATAATAATATCCGTCGTTACCATAATAACCACCGGAACCATAATATCCTGAAGGAGCGTAATAATATCCGTTATCATAATATGGATCTCCGTAAGCACCGTAATTGTCACTGTAAACGGCACATGAAGTTAAACTGAAACCGAGTAGAAGACCCGCTGTTATTTTTAATATATTTTTCATAATTGTACTGTATTTTTTTCTTTAAAACTTTTTTTCCAGCTGACATATCCTAAGATTGCCATTATCGTAAATACCAAATATTGAACCGAAGTTATTCCGTATCCTTTATAAATATACATCGGGATAGAAATAAGATCACCCAAAATCCAGAAAAACCAACTCTCAATGCGTCTTTTCGCCATCAACCACATTCCGACCAAAAATACAGAAGTTGTAAAAACATCCAGCCAATTTGCCCAATCGAGATGATATAAACCAAACTCTATATTTTCCAGAGAAAAATGATTATCTATGTAAGGTTTGTAGTAATAAATAATCATCACTAAAAAAATACTCAGGATGAAAAGTATTGCTGCCATCATCCATTCTTTCTTTTTTGCCCACGAAACTTCTACGTGAATTTGGTCTTCAGAATTTTTATTCCACAAAATCCATCCATAGACACTCATTACCGAATAATAAACATTAATCATACAATCTCCAAGTAAACCTGCGATAAAAAGAAGGTAAACATAGATGATGGTAGAAACAATTCCTGTAGGATAAACCCAAATGTTCTTTTTAATCGAAAAAAATACACTCATAATTCCTAGAACAGTGGCAAACCCTTCAAGAAAAATTTGCAGATTAGTGTATGTTTCGTAGGGTTTTATGAAGAGATCATAGATATTCATGGCTTCAAAAATAAGCAAAAAACATTGCATTTTAAAATACATTAAAATAGGTGAAAATCAGTTTTGTATAGTCTGGAATTAAAATAAATTGACGAAAGTTTGTCAATAAATGTTAAGGTCTCCAAATTTTTTATATTTTCGTAAATCTTTAAAACAAAGAAAACAATATGTCAAATATTTGGAAAACAAAACCATTAGGAGCCTATGAGGCCGATATGAAAAAGAGTGAGCTTAAGAGGGTTCTTGGGAAATGGAGCCTTACAGCCATTGGTATCGGTGCGATTATCGGAGGTGGAATTTTTGTACTTACAGGTACCGGAGCTTACTATCATGCGGGTCCTGCTTTAGCTTTATCATTCGTTGTTGCAGGGATTGCCTGTATATTTGCGGCACTCTGTTATGCAGAGTTTGCAGCGTTATTGCCTGTTGAAGGTTCTGCTTATGCTTATGCATACGGAACAGTAGGTGAAGTTTTTGCCTGGCTTATCGGTTGGGGATTGGTATTGGAGTACGCAATGGGTTCTATGACGGTGGCGGTTTCCTGGTCTGGATATTTTAATAAATTTTTGAAAATCATTAATGTAGAATTGCCTTATTATCTCACCAATGATTTCGCTACGGCAAAGCAATATGCAATAGCTCATAAATTAGCAGAACCAAATTTCGCATTCAATTTACCTGCATTTATCATTGTTTTGATTGTTACTGCGATTTTGGTAAAAGGTACTAAAGAAGCTGCAGGTGCAAACAATATGATTGTAATTTTAAAAACTTCTGTTGTAGTTTTTGTAATCGTTGTTGGAGCTTTGTTTATCAATATGGATAATCTTACACCATTTATTCCGGACGAAAAAATGATTCTTCAGTCTGATGGAAAAATGGGACCAGCTTATGGTTTCAACGGTATTATTGCCGGTGCAGCCGCAGTATTTTTTGCTTATATCGGTTTTGATGCAGTTTCTACTCAAGCTGCGGAAGCTAAAAACCCTAGAAAAGATATTCCTTTCGCAATTATTACTTCATTATTGGTTTGTACAGCATTATATATTTTGATGTCACTTGTATTAACTGGAATGATGAATTATAAAGATTTCGGATCTATTCCTGATGCTCTAACTGCTCCGGTTGCGATTGCTTTTGAAAAAGCGACAGGAATGGATTGGGCTGTAATTTTGATCACTGTTGCAGCTACTATCGGATTGATTTCTGTATTGTTGGTAATGATGTTAGGACAGTCTAGGATTTTCTTAGGAATGGCAAAAGATGGTCTTCTTCCGGGAATGTTCAAAGAAATTCACCCAGTGAGAAAAACTCCTTATAAAAATACGATCCTTTTAGGCTTAATTGTAGCTACTGTTGCGGCACTTACACCAATCAGTACTTTGGTACATATGTGTAGTTTTGGGACTTTATTCGCTTTTACAATGGTTTGTTTTGCAGTGTGGTTATTAAGAGTTAGAAAACCGGAATTAAAAAGAGGTTTCAAAACACCAATGCTTCCTGTAGTAGCATCTTTAGGAATTTTGATCAATATTTACTTGATCATTAATCTTGAAGCAACTGCAATTTACATGGCAATTGGCTGGTTGGCTTTAGGACTTCTAATTTACTTCCTGTATGGTAAACGAAATAGTGTACTGAACAAGGGTGGTTATGATGAATTTATCGAAAAATAAATTTTAAATATATATTTTACAATCCGCAGTTTAATCTTCTGCGGATTTTTTATTTTTGTTATTATGAAAAAGATTTTCACTTTATTATTTTCTACGATTGGTTTATTGATGTTTTCTCAAAAAATCGAAAGTTTTGAAACTATTTTAAATGATAAAATAAGCATCAGATCCATCGAATTGTACGATAATAAAGTCTGGTACAGCGGAACGGATTCTAAATTCGGTTTTGTTGATTTAAAAAATAATAAAACTCAAAAACAGATCAAGCTGTCTGAAAAGAAATTACAGTTTAGAACATTAGCACAAAACAAAGACGCTTTTTATGCGATCAATATTGAAAGCCCGGCTCATTTTTTTAGAATAGATAAAAAAGATCTTTCGGTTGTAAATATTTATACAGATACCTTGAAAACGGCATTTTATGATGCATTCATTTTTGTAAATGATGAGCATGGAGTTACGTTCAGCGATCCCGCAAAAGATTTGAATCTGAAATTATCTTTTATAATGCCAAAATTAAATTCTGTTTTAGATTTCAATACACTCACCAAAAGAGAAGGCTTTAATATCATAAAATTAAATGAAGGTGAAGCAGCTTTTGCTGCAAGTAACACCAATATTGCTCAGCAGGGAACTAATATCTGGATCGCAACTGGAGGGAAAAGCTCAAGAATTATTAAGATAGATTATACTACCTTAAAATCAAACGTCTATAAAACACCTTTCGTTCAGGGAGAATCGGCTCAGGGAATGTATTCTATTGATTTTGCCAATCAGAATTTTGGAATTGCTGTTGGTGGCGATTACACAAAACAGGAAGCCAATGTCAATAATATTGCAACCACAAATGACGGCGGAAAAACCTGGCAAATTCAGGCATCAGGAAAAAACGCAGGATATACAACCTGTGTACAAATAAAACCTAATTCAAAAGGTAAAGAAATAATCTCTGTAGGCGATCAACACATCAGTTATTCTTCAGACTTTGGAAAAACATGGAAAAAAATTTCCGATGAAAAAGGGTTTTACGTTTGCAAATGGGTAGATGGAAATACTGTAGTTTTTGCCGGGAAAGATAAAATTTCCTTAATGAAACTGAAATTTTAGACAATGAATATTGCAAAAAAATATAATTTAACTTTTTCGGTTTCCGAAATGCGGGGTTTTACAAGAAGACCATCTATTGGAGTTTCAAATATTAACGGAAATCCTTTAAACCATGAAATTGCAAGCTTTTTAGAACCAAACGGATTAAAACTTATTAATCACATAAAAGATGAGATAATTTCATTAGATTATTCTTTTGAATTTAAAGATTACAATATTTGGGGTTATCATGATGCAGAATCTATCGAAGTAAGAAATTTCCCGCCTAATCCAGCTGTTGTTATATTTAATACAGGAGGAAGAGAGGTTGTTGTTTCCATTGCTGACTTTTTATTGATTTTAGAAGAATGGAAATTTTTTGTAGAATCTGTTCCCAAACCTCATTGGTTGGATAATAGATAATTTGAATTTTTAAATTTCATCATAGAACATTTCTCTTATATAATCATAGTTAAAACTTTTCTAACATTTAATTTTGATTAAATTTTTCACATGAAAAACTTTAAAATATTTCTTTTTTTATTAATTCCTGCATTTTTTTATACTCAAAAAATAAGGGTTTTTATTTTGGCGGGTCAGTCTAATATGAATGGTTTCGGATATAATAAAGACCTTTCAAATGATCTGAAAACCATTAAAGATGTTTATATTTTCCAGGGGAATTCTGTTCCTGACGGAGAAAAGAATGGCGGAACAGGAAAATGGGATGTTTTGAAAGCCGGAAACGGAACAGGTTTTAAAACTGATGGAAAAACCAATACACTTTCAGACCGATTTGGTTTGGAAATGACTTTCGTAAAAAGAATGAAAGAACTTTTTCCGAATGATAAAATTGCGTTGATCAAATATGCGAGAGAAGGTACTTCCATAGACAGTCTTGCGACAGGAAGTTTCGGCTGTTGGGATTCAGATTATCACGGGAAAAACGGACTGAATCAATATGACTATTTTCTGAAAACCGTAAAAAATGCTTTAAACGAAAAAGATATTGACGGAAACGGAAAAACAGACGAATTACAAATGTCCGGAATTCTTTGGATGCAAGGTGAAGGAGATGCAAGCTACAACGAAGAAATTGCCAATAATTATTACGCTCATCTGAAAACTTTGATGAATCAGATGCGGGCTGCTTTACGCACTGATGATCTACCGGTTGTGATTGGAAAAATTTCAGATTCCGGGAAAAATGAAAAAGGAAAAGTCTGGCCGATGGGAGAGTTGGTACAGTATGCTCAGGAGAAATTTGTTCGCGATGATAAAAACGCTGCAATTGTTCGTTCTACCCAAAAATACAATTATGGAAACGACCCATGGCATTATGACAGTGCGGGTTATATCGATTTGGGAAAGAATTTTGCGGAAGAGGTATTTAGACTCATTATAAATTTCGAAAAGAAAGACTAATATAATTCATGGTCTCTAATTCAGAAGTATTGGTTAATTTTGCAGAATGAAATTCAACAATTTCATCAGTTTAGAAAAAATATAAAGTATCAAATGAATTCGTTAATCGATAAATATAATATTCCTGGTCCGCGCTATACATCTTATCCCACTGTTCCGTATTGGGACGAATCTACTTTTTCTCCGGAAAAATGGAAATCAAGTGTGATAAAATCTTTCAATGAAAGCAATTCGGCAGAGGGAATTTCAATATACATTCATCTTCCTTTCTGTGAAGCATTGTGTACTTTTTGCGCTTGTCATAAACGTATTACAAAGCAACACAGTGTAGAAGTTCCTTATCTTGAAAGTGTTTTAAAAGAATGGATGCTTTATCTTCAATTATTTAATGAAAAGCCAAAGTTAAAAGAATTGCATTTAGGAGGCGGAACACCCACGTTTTTTTCTCCACAAAATCTAAAAACCTTATTGCAGGGAATTTTTGATACGGTTGAAATTGCAAAACATCCTGAATTTTCTTTTGAAGGTCACCCCAATAATACAACAAGAGAGCATCTTCAGACTTTATTTGATTTAGGATTCAGAAGAGCCAGTTTTGGGGTGCAGGATTATGATTTGAAAGTTCAAAAAGCCATTAACAGAATTCAGCCTTTCGAAAATGTAAAAAATGTTACAGAATGGGCTAGAGAAATTGGGTATACAAGTATTTCTCACGATTTAGTGTATGGTTTACCACATTCTAATTGGGAAAGTATGGCTCTTACCATTCATAAAACTTTAGAGCTAAAACCGGATCGTCTTGCTTATTATTCTTACGCTCATGTTCCATGGATAAAAGGAGTGGGGCAAAGAGGTTTTGATGAAAACGATTTGCCAAGCGGTGAAGAGAAACGCAGATTATATGAAGATGGCAAAAAATTATTGGAAGAATTAGGATATAGAGAAGTCGGGATGGATCATTTTTCTCTTGAAGAAGATGAACTGTATAAATCTATGATTTCAGGAGATATTCATCGTAATTTTATGGGATATTCTTCAAGCAAAACTCAACTGATGATTGGTTTGGGGATGAGTTCTATCTCAGATTCTTGGTATGCTTTTGCTCAAAATGTAAAAACAGTTGAAGAATATCAAAAAATAGTTGAAGAGGGTGAAATTCCTGTAGTGAAAGGGCATGTTCTGAATGAAGAAGATCTCTCGATCAGAAGACATATTCTAAATTTAATGTGCCAATTGGAAACTACTTTTGAAAATAAAGATGCCATTCCAGAGCTTGAGAATGCTTTTGATATGCTTCAGGAAATGGAACGTGATGAATTGGTTGAAATTAACCACAATCAAATAAAAATAACGGAAAAAGGAAGAGCTTTCACAAGAAATGTAGCGATGGTTTTTGATCTCAGAATGTTGAGAAACAAACCCGAAACCAGAATTTTTTCAATGACTATATAACAAAAAGCGATTCATTTCTGAATCGCTTTTTTATGCATTTATGTTTGATAAGGTTAATAACAGACAAGAATAGATTTTCAATTTGCCATTTTACAAAAAGAATTTATATTTTCGCAAAATTTATTTTATTGAAAATTTCTTTTACTCTATAAACGTTATACATTACATCTTGGTCTTCAAAAAAATTAATACCTCTTCCTTGAATCAAGGGTTCTGGTTTTCCAATTATTATATATCCACTCCCGTATAAGTCTTCTCTATAACTAATCTCTAAGTTTTCCAATTTGAATGATTTATCAATGAGCTTACCTGTTTTGTCCGTAAAAATTATTCTTTGATTTGAAATATAAAATCGACTTGTCTTTGTTTTATACCATCTTATAAATATTCTTCCAAGAGTCATGAAAATTGCAAATAAAATCATCATTGGATAGATTAAATAATATATTACATCTTTTCTTGATTCAATTGATTGGGATAATATAAATGTAACAACAAACGAAAAACCAATAAAAAATGGAATGGTTAACATATCTTCCAATCTAAATGGAATTCTATTAGAATGCTCTATCTCTTCTATAATTTTTTCATTTTCTCTTAATTTCATCTTTTCAAATTTTTCAATAATATTACAAAAAATGATACAGTATCGGTTAAAATTGTTGGAAAACCTATTTTCAAACAATTTTAACCGATGCTTTTTTCATTGAAACTAATTTAAAAAATAAATGGGAACTAAAAATGAATGAAGGATGATTTTTTAACAATCAACTTATCTATTTAATAATTATTTTCTGACTGTAAGATTTAAAATCTCCCGATTTAATATTGATGTAGTAAACTCCTGCAGGAATTCCCGAGATGTTAATACTATTTTCAGAATCGAATTTTGTTTCGTCTAAAACTTTTCTTCCTTCGGTACTGAAAATTTCAGCAATATTGTTATTACCCTTTAATCCATCCACAAAAATTCTTTCTGATGCAGGATTTGGATAAACTCTGACTTGACTGAATGTAGCATCCTGAACTCCTAAAGTTGTTGTTTTAATCTTGTAAATTTTACCATTATTTACAGCAGCTACATAAAGTTCTTTAAGATTGTCTTGTCCGAAAGTTGAAAAATTATTTCCGGTAAAAGGTGTCGTCCAAGAAATTGAATTGTTAGGATCCATTGTACCGATTTGCGAAGAACAGTAATCTGCAAAAAAGTATTTTCCCTGTAAAGAAGGATTTTGTGTTCCACGATAAACATAGCCTCCGGTAATGGAACATTTGTTTCCGGAATGATCATAAACAGCTACTGGAAACGTCATCGTTGAAGAAGCTGCACAACCGCTTGTATTGTAATCATTATTTCCTTCATAACATCTCCATCCATAATTAATTCCAGCCTGCGTTATCGGCATTCTGTTGATTTCTTCAAATAATCCTTGTCCTACATCAGCAATCATTACGTTTCCGCTGGTTAAGTCAAAAGAATATTTCCACGCATTTCTTAAACCGTAAGACCAAATTTCATCTGAGCCATCTACACCAATAAAAGGATTTCCGGTAGGAATATTGTAAGCTCCTGCAGAATTAATATCAATTCTTAAAAGCTTTCCTAATAATGAATTTTTGTTTTGAGCATTATTATTGGGATCACCACTACTTCCGCCGTCGCCC encodes the following:
- the pnuC gene encoding nicotinamide riboside transporter PnuC; this translates as MNIYDLFIKPYETYTNLQIFLEGFATVLGIMSVFFSIKKNIWVYPTGIVSTIIYVYLLFIAGLLGDCMINVYYSVMSVYGWILWNKNSEDQIHVEVSWAKKKEWMMAAILFILSIFLVMIIYYYKPYIDNHFSLENIEFGLYHLDWANWLDVFTTSVFLVGMWLMAKRRIESWFFWILGDLISIPMYIYKGYGITSVQYLVFTIMAILGYVSWKKSFKEKNTVQL
- the dapF gene encoding diaminopimelate epimerase, producing the protein MKFYKYQGTGNDFVMIDNRSGEWDNLSITNIQKLCDRRFGIGADGLIKINTAEGVDFEVDYYNSDGSKSFCGNGARCSVAFAHFLSIFKNNKTVFTAIDGLHEAEIDGNIVKLKMSDVTEIINDGEDSVLDTGSPHYIKYVEDIANFNVFAEGNSIRNSENYKEKGINVNFVENISDDEIFVRTYERGVEDETYSCGTGVTASALTFLKKGNLTSIKVKTLGGDLKVYAEKDGEAFRQIWLEGPAKQVFEGKVDLL
- a CDS encoding PQQ-dependent sugar dehydrogenase, coding for MRRLLLSIALFSSLTVQSQSFVLEEFATGLTSPVEITNANDSRLFVVQQNGIIKIIQPNGTVNVTDFLNISNKINFGGERGLLGLAFHPQYLTNGYFFVYYNNTAGNIIVARYSVNTTNPNTADPNSEKIILNIPKPFANHNGGSIHFAPDGNLWVVTGDGGSSGDPNNNAQNKNSLLGKLLRIDINSAGAYNIPTGNPFIGVDGSDEIWSYGLRNAWKYSFDLTSGNVMIADVGQGLFEEINRMPITQAGINYGWRCYEGNNDYNTSGCAASSTMTFPVAVYDHSGNKCSITGGYVYRGTQNPSLQGKYFFADYCSSQIGTMDPNNSISWTTPFTGNNFSTFGQDNLKELYVAAVNNGKIYKIKTTTLGVQDATFSQVRVYPNPASERIFVDGLKGNNNIAEIFSTEGRKVLDETKFDSENSINISGIPAGVYYINIKSGDFKSYSQKIIIK
- the hemN gene encoding oxygen-independent coproporphyrinogen III oxidase → MNSLIDKYNIPGPRYTSYPTVPYWDESTFSPEKWKSSVIKSFNESNSAEGISIYIHLPFCEALCTFCACHKRITKQHSVEVPYLESVLKEWMLYLQLFNEKPKLKELHLGGGTPTFFSPQNLKTLLQGIFDTVEIAKHPEFSFEGHPNNTTREHLQTLFDLGFRRASFGVQDYDLKVQKAINRIQPFENVKNVTEWAREIGYTSISHDLVYGLPHSNWESMALTIHKTLELKPDRLAYYSYAHVPWIKGVGQRGFDENDLPSGEEKRRLYEDGKKLLEELGYREVGMDHFSLEEDELYKSMISGDIHRNFMGYSSSKTQLMIGLGMSSISDSWYAFAQNVKTVEEYQKIVEEGEIPVVKGHVLNEEDLSIRRHILNLMCQLETTFENKDAIPELENAFDMLQEMERDELVEINHNQIKITEKGRAFTRNVAMVFDLRMLRNKPETRIFSMTI
- a CDS encoding WD40/YVTN/BNR-like repeat-containing protein — its product is MKKIFTLLFSTIGLLMFSQKIESFETILNDKISIRSIELYDNKVWYSGTDSKFGFVDLKNNKTQKQIKLSEKKLQFRTLAQNKDAFYAINIESPAHFFRIDKKDLSVVNIYTDTLKTAFYDAFIFVNDEHGVTFSDPAKDLNLKLSFIMPKLNSVLDFNTLTKREGFNIIKLNEGEAAFAASNTNIAQQGTNIWIATGGKSSRIIKIDYTTLKSNVYKTPFVQGESAQGMYSIDFANQNFGIAVGGDYTKQEANVNNIATTNDGGKTWQIQASGKNAGYTTCVQIKPNSKGKEIISVGDQHISYSSDFGKTWKKISDEKGFYVCKWVDGNTVVFAGKDKISLMKLKF
- a CDS encoding sialate O-acetylesterase; this encodes MKNFKIFLFLLIPAFFYTQKIRVFILAGQSNMNGFGYNKDLSNDLKTIKDVYIFQGNSVPDGEKNGGTGKWDVLKAGNGTGFKTDGKTNTLSDRFGLEMTFVKRMKELFPNDKIALIKYAREGTSIDSLATGSFGCWDSDYHGKNGLNQYDYFLKTVKNALNEKDIDGNGKTDELQMSGILWMQGEGDASYNEEIANNYYAHLKTLMNQMRAALRTDDLPVVIGKISDSGKNEKGKVWPMGELVQYAQEKFVRDDKNAAIVRSTQKYNYGNDPWHYDSAGYIDLGKNFAEEVFRLIINFEKKD
- a CDS encoding APC family permease, whose amino-acid sequence is MSNIWKTKPLGAYEADMKKSELKRVLGKWSLTAIGIGAIIGGGIFVLTGTGAYYHAGPALALSFVVAGIACIFAALCYAEFAALLPVEGSAYAYAYGTVGEVFAWLIGWGLVLEYAMGSMTVAVSWSGYFNKFLKIINVELPYYLTNDFATAKQYAIAHKLAEPNFAFNLPAFIIVLIVTAILVKGTKEAAGANNMIVILKTSVVVFVIVVGALFINMDNLTPFIPDEKMILQSDGKMGPAYGFNGIIAGAAAVFFAYIGFDAVSTQAAEAKNPRKDIPFAIITSLLVCTALYILMSLVLTGMMNYKDFGSIPDALTAPVAIAFEKATGMDWAVILITVAATIGLISVLLVMMLGQSRIFLGMAKDGLLPGMFKEIHPVRKTPYKNTILLGLIVATVAALTPISTLVHMCSFGTLFAFTMVCFAVWLLRVRKPELKRGFKTPMLPVVASLGILINIYLIINLEATAIYMAIGWLALGLLIYFLYGKRNSVLNKGGYDEFIEK
- the mltG gene encoding endolytic transglycosylase MltG, giving the protein MKKAILIIVLLILAVAGFFGLKFYSKYYGNNVSKDGYVLIPHGAKFNQILDSISPYVDNKESFVEVAKDKNMDEYFKPGRYHFAKGTSNTKLVNMIKAGNQTENSFRIGDFGDIYQMVGKVSKKTELDSLKFVSDLDKIASEKGYKNAEDLKKYFFIDTYNFFWTVTPKEFFNKFENQYNEFWTSERKAKEQESGLTRDQIYALASIVYKESGGKPDEMKTIAGLYLNRYKKGMKLQSDPTVIYAINKQTNFKESIKRVFYKHLSTPSPYNTYANAGIPPGPICVVDKNSVDAVLSPEKHDYIFMCADPERFGFHKFTASAEQHVINAKAYQDWLNSKNIK